One Phenylobacterium hankyongense DNA segment encodes these proteins:
- a CDS encoding DUF7662 domain-containing protein gives MGKYDPLEGHLRRQKSAIHEMSFRDIERVLGGLLPKSAHRPEWWSNEQISATRHVQCKAWMRAGYRAFPQTHAERVRFERRMAANASRDA, from the coding sequence ATGGGAAAGTACGATCCACTGGAAGGTCATCTACGGCGTCAGAAGAGCGCAATCCACGAGATGAGCTTTCGGGACATTGAACGCGTCCTGGGCGGGCTCCTGCCGAAGAGCGCGCACCGCCCGGAATGGTGGTCCAATGAGCAGATCTCTGCGACGCGTCACGTCCAGTGCAAAGCCTGGATGCGAGCCGGCTACCGTGCCTTCCCGCAGACCCACGCCGAGCGGGTCCGCTTCGAGCGGCGGATGGCGGCAAATGCGTCTCGAGACGCGTAG
- a CDS encoding YdeI/OmpD-associated family protein, which produces MTNVRVSAGVVHEVPTDLREVLVSDREALAKWEDITPLARNEWICWVESVKKPETRRNHVERTRTQLKDGKRRPCCWPGCPHRKRFKA; this is translated from the coding sequence ATGACGAATGTGCGCGTCAGTGCTGGCGTGGTGCACGAGGTCCCGACAGACCTTCGTGAGGTGCTTGTTTCCGACAGGGAGGCGCTCGCCAAGTGGGAGGACATAACGCCGCTCGCGCGCAACGAATGGATTTGCTGGGTCGAGTCCGTGAAGAAGCCCGAGACGCGACGCAATCACGTCGAGCGGACGCGTACACAACTAAAGGACGGGAAGCGACGGCCGTGCTGCTGGCCCGGCTGTCCGCATCGGAAGCGCTTCAAGGCCTGA
- a CDS encoding DUF2277 domain-containing protein, which translates to MCRNIKTLFNFDPPATDEEIRDAALQFVRKLSGFNAPSKVNREAFDTAVDQVAAVARRLFESLETTADPKDREEEAAKARARSAERFGVKQPA; encoded by the coding sequence ATGTGCCGCAACATCAAGACACTGTTCAACTTCGACCCGCCGGCCACGGATGAGGAGATCCGCGACGCCGCGCTCCAGTTCGTCCGCAAGCTGTCCGGGTTCAACGCCCCCTCGAAGGTGAACCGCGAAGCCTTCGATACCGCCGTGGACCAGGTCGCCGCCGTCGCCCGCCGCCTGTTCGAGAGCCTGGAGACGACCGCCGATCCCAAGGACCGCGAGGAAGAGGCCGCCAAGGCGAGGGCCCGCTCGGCCGAGCGCTTCGGCGTGAAGCAACCTGCGTAG